One region of Elaeis guineensis isolate ETL-2024a unplaced genomic scaffold, EG11 Super_Scaffold_1000024, whole genome shotgun sequence genomic DNA includes:
- the LOC105057497 gene encoding flowering-promoting factor 1-like protein 1, translated as MSGVWVFRNGVVRLVENPANEQSSTVRRKVLLHTPTNEVITSYGSLERKLMSLGWERYYDDPDLLQFHKRSSLDLISLPKDFSRFKSMHMYDIVVKNRESFRVVDV; from the coding sequence ATGTCTGGTGTTTGGGTGTTCAGGAATGGCGTGGTGCGACTGGTGGAGAACCCTGCGAACGAGCAGTCATCGACGGTTCGCCGTAAGGTATTGCTCCACACTCCCACCAACGAGGTCATCACATCCTATGGCTCCCTCGAGCGCAAGCTCATGAGCTTGGGATGGGAGAGATACTACGACGACCCCGACCTCCTCCAGTTCCACAAGCGCTCCTCTCTTGATCTCATCTCATTGCCCAAGGACTTCAGCCGATTCAAATCCATGCACATGTACGATATTGTCGTCAAGAATCGCGAATCCTTTAGGGTCGTCGATGTGTAG